The segment GCCGCGTTTGAGCAGTTCCGGCAGCGCGATGGTTGACCCGATGGCCATACCTGCCACCGACAGACCGTTCATCGCGGAAATCAGCACCATCAGGCCAATCGTGCCGATGGCCAGCCCGCCACGCAGCCCGCCCATCCAGACGTGAAACATCTTGTACAGATCGTCAGCGATCTTGGATTCCGACAACACATAGCCCATGAAAATGAACATCGGCAGGGTCAGCAGCGGATACCATTTCATCAGCTTCATCGCGGCGGAAAACCCGATGTCATAGCCGCCCCGGTCCCCCCAAAGCAGCATCGCAGACACCACGGCGATGAATCCAATGGCACCGAACACCCGCTGCCCGGTCAACAGCATCAGCATCATCGACGAGAACATCAGCGTTGCGATCAACTCGTAAGACATCAAATCTCCTCGCCACGCAGGCGCAACAGGTCTTTGGCGAATTCGGACAGGCATTGCAGCAGCATCAGGACGAAGCCAAAGATCATCACCACCTTGATCGGCCAGAGATAGGGCCGCCACGCGGACGAGGATCGCTCCATATGGCCGATCTCTTCGCTGCCGGTCAGCAGACCTGCAAAGAAGGATATCGGCTCACCCGTAAAATGACCCAGTGAATAGGCGGTCGATCCAATGGCCCCGTAAAGCAGCACACAAAGGTAGAAGATCAGCAGCAGCACAGTGAACAGATCGAACCACGCCTTGCGACGCGGCGACCAGTCTCCGTACAGGAGGTCCATCCGCACGTTCGACCCCAGTTGGAGCGAGTACGGCCCGCCGAGGATGTAATAGCCGACCATCACGAATTGCGCCATTTCCAGCGTCCACAGCGTCGGCGTGAAAAACGTTTTGTTGATCGACGAGATCAGCAAGATCCCCATAAGAGCAAAGATGCCGTACATGGCGATCCGCCCGATCCTGCGGTTCATGCGGTCGACGATGCGGATAAAGCCATAGGCTGCCCGCATCATACGCGCACCTCAGACAGATGCATCTTTGCCAGCGCAGCTTCCAGCCAGGGTGCCAGCAGGTCTGCCATCTGTTCTTGCTCTGCCTCGGTGGCGATCAGGTCGTTGCGGATCTCGATCATCACGTTGAGGTGGCCGCGGGGCAGGGCGTGTTCGCGCAGAGTGTGCGTCACGCCGTGTTCCGGCCCGTAGGGGTCGTTGCGGACCACGCGCAAATTGCTGTGCGCCGGTGCAAGGTCGAGCATGGCATCGGCCAGCCGACTGTCGGTGTCATGCAGGATGCCAATTTCCGTACACCGTGCTTCGCCCATGTAGATAGGGGTGAAGCTGTGAATGGTTACGATCACCGCATCGCTGGTCGCGGCGATGATCCGGGCCAAGGTGTCGCGAAAGGGCGCATAGACCTGCGCAACCCGCTGTGCACGCATGGCGTCGCTCAGATCCTGATTGCCGGGGACGTGGATGCGTTCGCTTTGCTCCGGCATCGCGTCAGGGGCTGAGGGTGGGCGGTTGCAATCGTAGATCAGCCGCGACAGGCCCCCTGCGATCAGACGGGCATCAAGGCGCTGCGCCAGCCGCGTGGCCACAGGCATCGCGCCCGGATCCCAGGCGACGTGGCTGATCCGGTCGACCGCGTTCAGACCCAGACCGCCATATTTCGCCGGCATGTGGTTCGAAGCATGCTCGCATACCAGCACAAAGGGCGACTTAGCCTCTGCGTTGATCACTTGCACGGGTCGCCCCGCGCTGTTGGTGCCGGATATCGTCATTCTGCCCCCATGTTGTAACAAACCTCTTGCCGGTTCGGGATTCTGTCAACACAATAATGTAACGTATCACACAGGATGACGCGTCCTGTAACGAATGTGACAAAATCTGAGGCAAATGAGTGTCCGACGCAACCCTGACCATATCCGATCGCATCCACAACGGGCTGGATCAGCTGACCCGCGCCGAACGTCAGCTGGCGCATTCGATCCTGGAAAACTATCCGGTTTCGGGGCTTGGTCCGCTGACGGCGCTTGCGCGGGATGCACAGGTGTCGACGCCGACCGTGGCGCGTATGGTGCAAAAACTGGGGTTCAAGGGCTATGCCGAGTTTCAGGCGGAACTGCGCGAAGAGCTGAAGGCCAAGGTCAGCAACCCGATCGCCAAGCATGACACATGGGCCGAAGGCGCGCCGTCGGGTCACGTGCTCAACCGCTTTACCGATGCCGTGATCGACAACATCCGTCTGTCGTTGGCGCAGGTCGCCCCCGAGACGTTTGACGCCGCTTGTGCATTAGTGGCGGATCGTGAAAGGCCGCTGTATGTCGTTGGTGGGCGGATCACCCACACAATGGCGGAATACCTGTTTCTGCATATGCAGGTGGTGCGGCCGGATGTGACGCATATTCAATCCACCTCGAACACATGGCCGCATTACCTGCTGGATGTGCAGCCGGGCGCGGTTTTTGTGATCTTTGATCAGCGCCGGTACGAAAACAGCACGCTCAAGCTGGCCGAGATTGCCCATGCCAAGGGGGCCAAGATCAT is part of the Puniceibacterium sp. IMCC21224 genome and harbors:
- a CDS encoding TRAP transporter small permease subunit, yielding MMRAAYGFIRIVDRMNRRIGRIAMYGIFALMGILLISSINKTFFTPTLWTLEMAQFVMVGYYILGGPYSLQLGSNVRMDLLYGDWSPRRKAWFDLFTVLLLIFYLCVLLYGAIGSTAYSLGHFTGEPISFFAGLLTGSEEIGHMERSSSAWRPYLWPIKVVMIFGFVLMLLQCLSEFAKDLLRLRGEEI
- a CDS encoding N-formylglutamate amidohydrolase encodes the protein MTISGTNSAGRPVQVINAEAKSPFVLVCEHASNHMPAKYGGLGLNAVDRISHVAWDPGAMPVATRLAQRLDARLIAGGLSRLIYDCNRPPSAPDAMPEQSERIHVPGNQDLSDAMRAQRVAQVYAPFRDTLARIIAATSDAVIVTIHSFTPIYMGEARCTEIGILHDTDSRLADAMLDLAPAHSNLRVVRNDPYGPEHGVTHTLREHALPRGHLNVMIEIRNDLIATEAEQEQMADLLAPWLEAALAKMHLSEVRV
- a CDS encoding MurR/RpiR family transcriptional regulator, whose product is MSDATLTISDRIHNGLDQLTRAERQLAHSILENYPVSGLGPLTALARDAQVSTPTVARMVQKLGFKGYAEFQAELREELKAKVSNPIAKHDTWAEGAPSGHVLNRFTDAVIDNIRLSLAQVAPETFDAACALVADRERPLYVVGGRITHTMAEYLFLHMQVVRPDVTHIQSTSNTWPHYLLDVQPGAVFVIFDQRRYENSTLKLAEIAHAKGAKIILFTDQWRSPVHSLADLCFSTRIVVPSAWDSAVTTLLLIETMIAAAQDQNWEGTRARMETLEDMFDQTKLFRKFT